A window of Salmo trutta chromosome 5, fSalTru1.1, whole genome shotgun sequence contains these coding sequences:
- the LOC115194560 gene encoding sterile alpha motif domain-containing protein 9-like gives MAHNKEPSLSNSRGREIYVGSEIRDSISLLDVLYANAFEEEDINSAVAKKTEADFYRGAPPQWLNFCWAERATSANKTTPFIKRDGYTELIENIKKQLKGALTSTVNLLHQPGSGGTTLAKQVLWDMRKTLRCAVLTGPTSDITAIAKQVIHLFTAGSQGQQNTVLLLLEDERILDNLQGAIMKEIAERNITTNMPVVIILNCLRKAVIKQEGHNNSRHVILRTELSEAEKQQFVEKQIEISRSYSNEHKQFHGFNIMRENFCGDYVKETCAFLNVRKKRRPKNSQLLAFLSLVNAYVPGSHLLQSQCQAFLGPPDPIHGGPSFEQRMKHFKQLIVTFPTRQGQDKNVRMAHSLIAQQCVKVLATAGVTRSDTAMTFLIDFCREEVQQHLMPVIKDMLTKREIRVDHQQNTGQETQDLFSRLIHDIEANESKINCASVLQLASEKIAQNPFFPQALARFFYLRMRDYGEAEQWAKIAKDRDPKNSFVADTLGQVYKKYLTSIVHDPSISAQDILELAEKAFEAFKDVERAAENEQGADMQDDGMTKVSHIFNNRGLFGYLQVANIVFDSLVSLDKNWQKVLTMEISADSFFTSIGQKKPFNYKPLIISLRDEVERKCEFFDSYLTYSKPSMKKDEPHYFQTDVKNCYCKYVGTCKPIHSESAIDVPLQKLKEEMAIDFPGLLCCLDKGYDKTHLRRITTLWEVIKKEWEKKKDGDGENNASQNFILANIILSEVEAASPMLTPLPILRSVLERNLLAKFSNQTPEFYFLVLLLFWPEEHKKMDFNIDLNKCVLEMQESYKNTYKKHLRSRYLRPLIFLGKGEGLSRLVHRSKIDNLLVEEKPMPRPEVRQDFISQKWSSGEVWKEHSVQDLLLPVNGVVRQHRVIVGVDGKVGVDGKEIEVFADQQSKVWKSGHVRFYLGFTIRGPVAYGIHYPSHSDRIKEEEPRKMLEVPDIKLIEDGAVRSCTTCANVMPTTATK, from the exons ATGGCACACAACAAGGAACCATCCCTGTCCAATTCCCGTGGTCGTGAAATTTATGTTGGAAGTGAAATCAGGGATTCAATTTCACTTCTGGATGTTTTGTACGCAAATGCATTTGAAGAAGAGGACATAAACTCCGCAGTAGCTAAGAAGACTGAGGCAGATTTTTACAGAGGAGCCCCACCTCAATGGCTTAATTTCTGCTGGGCTGAAAGGGCAACGTCAGCTAATAAAACTACCCCCTTTATCAAAAGAGACGGGTACACTGAGCTGATAGAAAATATTAAGAAACAGCTTAAGGGTGCCCTGACTTCTACCGTGAATCTGCTGCATCAGCCAGGCAGTGGAGGAACCACTCTGGCCAAGCAGGTGCTCTGGGACATGAGGAAAACACTGAGGTGCGCTGTTCTAACAGGCCCTACCTCAGACATCACCGCTATCGCCAAGCAGGTGATTCACCTTTTCACTGCAGGCAGTCAAGGTCAGCAGAACACTGTGCTCTTACTGCTGGAAGATGAGCGTATTCTGGACAATCTGCAGGGTGCCATCATGAAAGAGATtgcagagagaaacattacaACCAACATGCCTGTGGTCATCATTTTAAACTGTTTGCGTAAGGCAGTTATCAAACAAGAGGGCCATAACAACTCAAGACATGTTATTCTCAGGACGGAACTTTCTGAAGCAGAGAAACAACAGTTTGTGGAGAAACAGATTGAGATCAGTCGAAGCTACAGCAATGAACACAAACAGTTTCATGGCTTTAACATAATGCGAGAAAATTTCTGTGGAGATTATGTTAAAGaaacgtgtgcctttttaaatgtTAGGAAAAAAAGAAGACCTAAAAATTCCCAGCTTCTTGCTTTCTTATCACTTGTGAATGCCTACGTCCCTGGATCCCACCTTCTGCAGTCTCAATGTCAGGCATTCCTTGGTCCTCCAGATCCCATTCATGGAGGTCCTTCCTTTGAACAGCGAATGAAGCATTTCAAACAGCTGATAGTGACATTCCCTACAAGACAGGGACAAGACAAAAATGTCCGCATGGCTCACTCACTGATAGCACAGCAGTGTGTTAAGGTACTGGCTACAGCAGGTGTGACCAGGAGTGATACAGCAATGACATTTCTGATAGACTTTTGTAGAGAAGAGGTGCAGCAACATTTGATGCCTGTCATCAAAGACATGCTGACTAAGAGGGAAATCAGAGTGGACCATCAGCAGAATACAGGACAAGAAACACAGGATCTATTTTCCAGGTTGATTCACGATATTGAAGCCAATGAATCAAAAATAAATTGTGCATCTGTTTTGCAATTGGCTTCAGAGAAAATCGCGCAAAACCCATTTTTTCCTCAAGCTCTTGCTCGTTTCTTTTACCTTAGGATGAGGGATTATGGTGAAGCGGAGCAGTGGGCAAAAATAGCAAAAGACAGAGATCCTAAGAATTCATTTGTTGCTGACACTCTGGGGCAAGTATACAAGAAATATTTAACGAGCATTGTCCATGATCCTTCCATCTCTGCACAAGACATCTTGGAACTGGCAGAAAAGGCCTTTGAGGCTTTCAAAGATGTGGAAAGGGCTGCTGAAAATGAGCAAGGAGCAGACATGCAAGATGATGGTATGACCAAAGTCTCACACATCTTTAACAACAGAGGACTATTTGGTTATCTACAGGTTGCCAACATTGTTTTTGACTCACTTGTCTCTCTTGATAAAAACTGGCAAAAGGTTCTTACCATGGAAATATCAGCTGACTCCTTTTTCACATCAATCGGACAGAAAAAGCCCTTCAATTACAAGCCACTCATCATCAGCCTTAGGGATGAGGTGGAGAGGAAATGTGAGTTTTTTGACAGTTACTTGACTTACTCCAAGCCCAGCATGAAAAAAGACGAACCACATTACTTTCAGACTGATGTCAAGAACTGCTACTGCAAATACGTGGGAACATGCAAACCTATACACTCAGAGTCTGCAATAGATGTACCCCTCCAGAAGCTCAAAGAAGAAATGGCCATTGATTTCCCGGGACTGCTTTGCTGTCTTGATAAGGGCTATGATAAAACTCACTTGCGCCGAATAACAACTTTGTGGGAGGTAATAAAAAAAGAGtgggaaaaaaagaaagatggTGATGGTGAGAATAACGCTTCCCAAAACTTCATCCTTGCCAACATCATCTTAAGCGAAGTGGAAGCAGCATCTCCAATGCTTACCCCTTTGCCAATCCTAAGAAGCGTCCTGGAGAGAAATCTATTGGCCAAATTCAGTAACCAAACTCCAGAGTTTTACTTCTTAGTCCTTTTGCTGTTTTGGCCCGAGGAGCATAAGAAAATGGATTTCAATATTGACCTCAACAAATGTGTGCTGGAGATGCAAGAGTCCTACAAAAACACATACAAGAAGCATCTTCGCTCAAGGTACCTTCGCCCCCTTATTTTCCTGGGAAAGGGTGAGGGTTTGAGCAGACTGGTTCATAGATCAAAAATAGACAACCTATTGGTAGAGGAGAAACCAATGCCAAGGCCAGAGGTTAGGCAAGACTTTATCTCTCAAAAGTGGAGCAGTGGTGAGGTGTGGAAAGAACACAGTGTCCAGGATCTTCTACTTCCAGTCAATGGAGTGGTTAGACAGCACAGAGTGATTGTGGGCGTTGATGGCAAGGTGGGCGTTGATGGCAAGGAGATTGAAGTTTTTGCCGACCAACAAAGCAAAGTTTGGAAGTCCGGACACGTCCGCTTCTACCTTGGCTTCACCATTAGAGGTCCTGTGGCCTACGGCATCCACTACCCATCCCATTCAGATAGGATAAAAGAGGAGGAGCCTCGTAAAATGTTGGAAGTACCGGACATCAAATTGATTGAAGACG GGGCTGTGAGAAGTTGCACAACATGTGCCAATGTGATG CCGACAACAGCAACAAAGTAA